A part of Marinobacter psychrophilus genomic DNA contains:
- a CDS encoding acyltransferase family protein: MPKKLTYLPQLDGLRALAVLAVVIFHSRTDWLSGGFVGVDVFFVLSGFLITQMVVGSLEAGRFSYVDFIAGRVRRLFPAYLAMVSACLAAAPFILLPAEFERLAETALASLFFLSNIFFYQNLGYFDAAAEQQILLHTWSLAVEWQFYLIFPTVLWLAFRFTGRVLITLLLLGVTSLALNLVMTPQDAQFTFFMFPARAWELIAGGLLGLAYMNGAFRGRERHVFTAAGLLLLVAAFVFFDKSTLFPGVAAIVPVLATVILVYNITQAETGLLTSCLSWRPLVMIGKMSYSLYLWHWPVLLYARFYFGDELTLFQLLLCWAVTVVLSYGSWRWIESRLRGHRWLAGKWRGYIGAVVMSVPVAVSAGMIMLHDGYEKRLPEAAQSLIAIKKWPDFGSCVTKYDKDHYYNCILGPEGKPATTLVWGDSHAQTLIWAINSIAERRGAAVRHVTKGGCPPIFYGVPVSANIDKVACLESQRSAKQIIESDPTINTVLVAARWPLYQLTTLTLTENQSSNKFGDALLATVRQLLGLGLNVVIVDSLPEPGFDVANVLARRALIGQQSIDTFVDGRPPFQSLKVLEGIESPKLRLIRLNSTLCPDGDCPLWEKSEIRYFDSDHLAKAGAQMLIDYIDKVIVLEPVGLGSENVVGLE, encoded by the coding sequence ATGCCAAAAAAACTAACCTACCTTCCTCAGCTTGATGGCTTGCGTGCTTTGGCTGTTTTGGCTGTCGTTATTTTTCATTCCCGGACTGATTGGCTATCAGGCGGCTTTGTTGGCGTGGATGTTTTCTTTGTTCTTTCGGGCTTCCTGATTACCCAGATGGTGGTCGGGAGCCTGGAAGCGGGAAGATTTTCTTACGTAGATTTTATCGCAGGGCGTGTTAGGCGCCTTTTCCCAGCCTATCTTGCGATGGTAAGCGCCTGTTTGGCGGCAGCGCCTTTCATTCTTTTGCCGGCTGAGTTCGAACGCCTCGCGGAGACAGCTTTAGCTTCTTTATTTTTTCTCTCCAACATCTTTTTCTATCAGAATCTAGGGTATTTTGATGCTGCGGCTGAGCAGCAAATTTTACTGCACACTTGGTCATTGGCGGTTGAGTGGCAATTCTATTTGATATTTCCTACCGTTCTTTGGCTGGCCTTTCGGTTTACTGGCAGGGTGCTCATTACGTTGTTACTTCTCGGCGTAACGAGTTTAGCCTTGAATCTAGTCATGACCCCTCAAGACGCGCAGTTCACCTTCTTTATGTTTCCTGCGAGGGCTTGGGAGCTAATCGCTGGGGGGCTTTTGGGTCTGGCGTACATGAATGGAGCCTTTCGGGGAAGAGAGCGACATGTCTTCACGGCAGCAGGACTGCTTCTTCTGGTAGCGGCATTTGTTTTCTTTGATAAGTCAACGCTGTTTCCCGGCGTTGCTGCGATCGTTCCTGTGCTTGCGACTGTCATTCTGGTTTATAACATAACCCAGGCTGAAACAGGCTTGCTGACGTCATGTCTTTCTTGGCGCCCCCTTGTGATGATCGGAAAGATGTCCTATTCCCTTTACCTTTGGCACTGGCCGGTCTTGCTCTACGCCCGCTTTTACTTCGGTGATGAACTGACACTTTTCCAATTACTGCTTTGCTGGGCGGTTACAGTCGTGCTTTCTTACGGCTCTTGGCGATGGATTGAATCCAGATTGCGTGGGCATCGCTGGTTGGCGGGCAAGTGGCGAGGTTATATCGGTGCCGTCGTCATGTCTGTGCCCGTCGCGGTGAGTGCCGGCATGATCATGTTGCATGATGGATACGAAAAACGTTTGCCAGAGGCCGCTCAGAGTCTGATAGCTATTAAAAAATGGCCGGACTTCGGTAGCTGTGTGACGAAATACGATAAAGATCACTATTATAATTGTATTCTTGGTCCTGAAGGGAAGCCAGCGACAACTCTAGTGTGGGGGGACTCTCACGCGCAAACATTGATATGGGCAATCAACAGTATTGCCGAACGGCGAGGGGCTGCTGTTCGCCATGTAACCAAGGGTGGCTGCCCCCCCATTTTTTATGGGGTGCCAGTTTCTGCAAATATTGACAAGGTAGCGTGTCTTGAATCGCAGAGGTCAGCAAAACAAATTATCGAGTCTGACCCGACCATCAACACAGTTCTTGTCGCCGCCCGATGGCCTTTATACCAACTAACGACCCTGACATTGACGGAAAATCAATCAAGCAATAAATTTGGTGATGCGTTACTGGCTACGGTTCGCCAGCTTCTGGGGCTAGGGCTCAATGTTGTCATCGTGGACAGCTTGCCAGAACCGGGTTTCGATGTTGCAAATGTCCTCGCACGAAGGGCGTTAATCGGTCAGCAGTCGATCGATACTTTTGTAGATGGTAGACCACCTTTCCAAAGCTTGAAGGTACTTGAGGGTATAGAAAGTCCTAAACTACGACTCATTCGTCTGAATAGTACCCTTTGCCCCGACGGCGACTGTCCACTCTGGGAAAAAAGTGAAATACGTTATTTTGACAGTGATCATCTTGCGAAAGCCGGAGCCCAAATGCTCATCGATTATATTGATAAGGTCATCGTTTTGGAGCCTGTCGGGCTCGGTAGTGAGAATGTTGTTGGTTTAGAGTGA
- a CDS encoding lipopolysaccharide biosynthesis protein, with protein sequence MTTSLRVLKSGSLLLGMQVVQRGLGIVSTLVLARLLLPEHFGVVALVIIALQFFELLVEIGNQQYIIQKPEVTDADLNTAWSMDIVIKSTMFVVILVFAPFLADFFETPELTKALAVAAITLPVRALKSPGMMLLAREINYSPLFQLTLWQKGLSFIVVVLWAITSPSYWAIIAGTLVSGIVFTIGSYRVHSFRPRWTLVHFRQQWHFSQWLLLRGIVGFTRSQIDNLMVSRLFGTAQLGGYNLVREVSLLPALSAIIPMSEPLLAAISESKADRQALAYRIRLSLALMITVLTPVTAFIMLYPELIIRVLLGPDWSEYGPLLKPFGLFFFTFCLFALVSDAIIAQGKVKLLFCFDVVSTVAIIVILWLTATGGLEIMAWVRGWLSVATTAALLLILAQQTKFSLFKLIFLCIPTLTGTLLAVVATQSLDLSSSHYLVQFLLLGTLHVITAALSICIISLFLLKGTEEWGQLRYLVKQARGK encoded by the coding sequence ATGACGACCAGCTTGAGAGTTCTCAAAAGTGGCAGCCTGCTGCTTGGCATGCAAGTCGTGCAGCGCGGCCTTGGCATTGTCAGCACTTTGGTACTGGCCCGCCTGCTGCTACCTGAGCACTTCGGTGTGGTAGCCCTTGTCATCATCGCTCTGCAGTTCTTTGAGCTTTTGGTGGAAATTGGAAATCAACAGTACATTATTCAAAAACCCGAAGTAACCGATGCAGACCTCAACACCGCCTGGAGCATGGACATCGTCATCAAGTCCACGATGTTCGTTGTGATTCTAGTTTTTGCGCCCTTCCTCGCTGATTTCTTCGAAACGCCTGAGCTCACAAAAGCATTAGCCGTCGCGGCAATCACACTCCCGGTCCGGGCACTAAAGAGCCCAGGCATGATGCTGCTGGCGCGCGAGATAAATTACAGCCCATTGTTCCAGCTGACGCTCTGGCAGAAGGGGCTCTCTTTTATAGTTGTCGTCCTCTGGGCAATCACCAGCCCCAGCTACTGGGCAATCATCGCGGGGACTTTGGTTTCCGGCATAGTATTCACCATTGGATCTTACCGCGTTCATAGCTTCCGCCCCCGCTGGACACTCGTCCACTTTCGTCAGCAGTGGCACTTCTCTCAATGGTTGCTTTTACGGGGCATCGTCGGGTTCACACGCTCGCAAATCGACAATCTGATGGTGTCTCGGCTGTTTGGAACGGCCCAACTAGGTGGTTACAATCTCGTGCGAGAGGTCAGCCTGTTACCTGCTCTGTCGGCTATTATTCCTATGAGCGAGCCTTTGCTCGCAGCCATTTCCGAAAGTAAAGCGGATCGCCAGGCTCTTGCTTACCGAATACGCTTGAGCTTGGCGCTGATGATAACCGTACTTACACCCGTAACCGCCTTTATCATGCTGTATCCGGAACTCATTATCCGTGTGCTGCTTGGCCCGGACTGGTCTGAATATGGCCCTCTACTAAAACCATTCGGGCTATTTTTCTTCACGTTCTGCCTGTTTGCCCTAGTGAGTGACGCCATTATCGCCCAGGGCAAGGTTAAATTATTGTTCTGTTTCGATGTTGTGTCGACTGTCGCGATCATCGTTATCCTCTGGCTAACCGCGACAGGTGGCCTAGAAATCATGGCATGGGTTCGTGGCTGGCTATCAGTTGCAACCACCGCTGCACTATTGCTCATTCTTGCGCAGCAAACGAAGTTCTCGTTATTCAAGCTTATTTTCCTGTGCATTCCAACGCTCACAGGAACGCTGTTAGCCGTTGTCGCTACACAGTCATTAGATCTCTCGAGCAGTCATTACTTAGTGCAATTTTTACTACTTGGCACACTGCACGTCATAACAGCCGCACTCAGCATTTGCATTATTAGTTTGTTCCTACTTAAGGGAACAGAAGAATGGGGGCAACTTCGCTATCTAGTAAAACAGGCTCGTGGAAAATGA